One Maribacter cobaltidurans genomic window carries:
- a CDS encoding membrane or secreted protein — protein MKLILLTVGLLALAFSGIAIKLWAKKDGKFAGTCASQSPYLNKDGQACSMCGKLPDEQECKNEAIS, from the coding sequence ATGAAACTTATTTTACTCACCGTTGGACTCTTGGCATTGGCATTTTCTGGAATCGCCATAAAACTTTGGGCTAAGAAAGATGGAAAATTTGCAGGAACATGTGCCAGTCAAAGTCCTTATCTAAATAAGGATGGACAAGCTTGTAGCATGTGCGGTAAATTACCGGATGAACAGGAGTGTAAAAATGAAGCCATTTCCTAA
- a CDS encoding RNA polymerase sigma factor has translation MTEDVNDIIIRAKEGNQIAFSRLLDRFWNDVYGFQLKRTENENDAEDITIQTFSKAFDKINTYDDRFSFKTWLITISKNIHIDLVRKRKKNLLDSQRNEDAIKGVYDDALSMEDQLIQEQNLANLLRDIKSLKPHYQEVINLRYFNELSYADIAEKLNEPINNIKVKILRAKKLLAEIIRNKS, from the coding sequence TTGACAGAAGACGTTAATGACATTATCATCAGGGCCAAAGAAGGCAATCAGATAGCCTTCAGTAGATTACTGGATAGATTTTGGAACGATGTTTATGGTTTTCAGCTAAAACGCACCGAAAACGAAAATGATGCGGAGGACATTACCATCCAAACGTTCTCCAAGGCTTTTGATAAAATAAACACTTACGATGATAGATTTTCTTTTAAAACTTGGTTGATTACCATATCCAAAAACATTCATATTGATCTGGTCAGAAAAAGAAAGAAAAATCTTTTGGACTCTCAAAGAAATGAGGATGCTATAAAAGGAGTATATGACGATGCCTTGTCCATGGAGGACCAACTTATACAAGAACAAAACTTGGCCAATTTACTTCGTGACATTAAAAGTCTAAAACCCCACTATCAGGAAGTCATAAACCTTAGATACTTCAACGAGCTTAGTTACGCAGATATTGCGGAAAAACTTAACGAGCCGATCAATAATATCAAAGTAAAAATACTTAGGGCAAAAAAGCTCTTGGCCGAAATTATTAGAAACAAAAGTTAG
- the gap gene encoding type I glyceraldehyde-3-phosphate dehydrogenase, whose amino-acid sequence MEKIKIGINGFGRIGRTLFRLIQNHPNIQVVAINDLADAQTLSHLLKYDSIHGVFKGTVDFTENYLVINGAKVTLTNQSHPKDINWGASKIDLVVECTGKFKTRSSLEHHLKNGAKKVILSVPPTDQDIKMIVYGINEHILTERDHIISNASCTTNNAAPMIKVINDLCGIEQAYITTIHSYTSDQSLHDQPHKDLRRARAAGQSIVPTTTGAAKALTSIFPELEDVIGGCGIRVPVPNGSLTDITFNVARNTSIKEINDTFEKASKNELKNILYYTEDPIVSIDINNSSYSCTFDSLMTSVIGRMVKIIGWYDNETGYSSRIIDLINLMVTKKYV is encoded by the coding sequence ATGGAAAAAATAAAAATAGGAATCAATGGTTTTGGAAGAATAGGCAGAACCTTATTTAGGCTTATTCAAAACCATCCTAATATCCAGGTCGTCGCAATAAATGATCTCGCTGACGCTCAAACTCTTTCCCACTTACTTAAGTACGACAGTATTCACGGTGTTTTTAAAGGTACGGTAGACTTTACGGAAAACTATCTTGTGATAAACGGGGCGAAAGTAACCCTTACAAACCAATCGCATCCCAAGGATATTAATTGGGGAGCTAGCAAGATAGATTTGGTGGTTGAATGTACAGGGAAATTCAAAACCCGGTCCAGCTTGGAACATCACCTTAAAAATGGGGCGAAAAAAGTTATTCTTTCAGTACCGCCAACAGACCAAGATATCAAAATGATAGTATATGGCATAAATGAGCACATATTAACCGAAAGGGACCATATTATATCCAACGCCTCTTGTACCACCAACAATGCCGCACCAATGATAAAGGTTATAAATGACCTTTGTGGTATAGAGCAAGCCTACATTACAACAATCCATTCCTATACTTCCGATCAAAGCCTACATGATCAGCCCCACAAGGATTTAAGAAGAGCAAGGGCGGCCGGTCAATCCATAGTACCGACTACGACAGGAGCTGCAAAAGCCTTGACCAGTATCTTTCCAGAGCTGGAGGATGTAATTGGTGGTTGTGGAATACGGGTTCCCGTTCCCAATGGTTCTTTGACAGACATTACTTTCAATGTGGCAAGAAATACCTCCATTAAAGAAATTAATGATACTTTTGAAAAGGCGTCCAAAAATGAACTAAAGAACATTCTTTACTACACAGAGGACCCAATAGTATCTATTGATATAAACAATAGTTCCTATTCTTGTACGTTTGATTCTCTAATGACCTCTGTTATTGGTAGGATGGTAAAAATTATAGGTTGGTATGATAATGAAACTGGATATAGCAGCAGAATTATAGACCTTATAAATTTAATGGTAACTAAAAAGTACGTTTGA
- the lipA gene encoding lipoyl synthase has protein sequence MSVAVKENVAPPKGKPKWLRVKLPTGKKYTQLRGLVEKYDLHTICTSGSCPNMGECWGEGTATFMILGNICTRSCGFCGVKTGRPENVDWAEPEKVARSIKIMGIKHAVITSVDRDDLKDMGSIIWAETVKAIRRMNSNTTLETLIPDFQGIEKHLDRIIQVSPEVVSHNMETVKRLTREVRIQAKYERSLEVLRYLRANGVNRTKSGIMLGLGELEEEVIQTMQDLRDVNVDVVTIGQYLQPSKKHLPVKEFITPDQFKKYEEIGLEMGFRHVESGALVRSSYKAHKHID, from the coding sequence ATGTCCGTAGCAGTTAAAGAAAATGTGGCACCTCCCAAGGGAAAACCAAAATGGTTAAGGGTAAAACTTCCTACAGGAAAAAAATATACCCAACTCCGTGGTTTGGTGGAGAAGTATGATTTACATACGATTTGTACATCAGGGAGTTGTCCAAATATGGGCGAATGTTGGGGAGAGGGAACCGCCACCTTTATGATTCTTGGAAATATTTGCACAAGATCTTGTGGTTTTTGCGGTGTTAAGACCGGACGTCCAGAAAATGTGGATTGGGCGGAACCGGAGAAAGTAGCCCGTTCCATTAAAATAATGGGCATAAAACATGCCGTTATTACTTCGGTAGACCGAGATGACCTGAAAGATATGGGGTCAATCATTTGGGCAGAAACGGTGAAAGCCATTAGAAGAATGAACTCGAATACGACTTTGGAAACCCTAATTCCGGATTTTCAAGGTATTGAAAAACATTTGGACAGGATTATTCAAGTTTCCCCTGAAGTTGTTTCCCACAATATGGAAACCGTTAAACGATTAACAAGGGAAGTACGAATACAAGCTAAATATGAACGAAGCCTGGAAGTATTAAGGTATTTGCGTGCCAATGGTGTAAACAGGACAAAATCTGGTATTATGTTGGGTCTTGGAGAGCTGGAAGAAGAAGTGATTCAGACCATGCAAGATTTAAGGGACGTGAACGTTGATGTAGTGACCATTGGACAATATTTACAACCTTCTAAAAAGCATCTTCCAGTTAAAGAATTCATTACTCCTGATCAATTTAAAAAGTACGAGGAGATTGGGCTTGAAATGGGATTTAGGCACGTAGAAAGTGGGGCTTTGGTAAGATCTTCTTACAAAGCACATAAACATATAGATTAA